The DNA segment GCCAAACTGGAAACTGAGAAAGACCCCGCCATCTGCCCACCACCCAATCACCCCCAACAGACAAAACAGCTAGCCCACACTGATGCCCCAGAGCCCCGGTCTCCAGGCCAGCGCTGCCCCtgtcatccatttttttcttttcttttcttttttttttttggccatgccatgtggcttgtgggatcttagttccctgaccagacattgaacccgggcccccggcagtgaaagtgcagagtcctaatcattggaccaccagggaattccctgtcatcCATCCTTTCTGCTTCTCCAGACCAGAAGCCAGGGAGCCCTCAGTGACCACAGATTCTCTGGACACCTCCACAGCCCTGTCCCCACTCAGCTGAGGCAGAGCCAGCACCAGCTCAGACACAAGGTCACTGCCCTCGTGGGGTCCTAGTGTTCCCTAGCACTGGGTGCCCTGGGGCCTCTGGCCTGGGATGGGGGCTGGATCTAGTTGTAAATCTGGAGAGCTCTgcctcccagggcccagcccatGTTCCTGGTGACACAGTGTCAGGGTGAAGGGCACCGGGCATTCTGGGAGTATCAGTGACCTGAGCTCCTGTCCCCAAAGTACTTTTCCCTGAAGACTGGTGCTCAGGAAGATGGGTGTCCATTATCCTGGACAAGGTACCCCAGGTGCTGTACGGGCGGGCTCTGGACCCACCTTGACTggactcccagctctgccttcatGGCTGcatgcctcagtgtcctcatctgtaacctGGGTCAATGAGAAAGATCAACTTTCAATAACATGGGGCTGAAGGTTAAGTGGAAAAACCTGTGGAAGCACTTCACCCCGTGCTCAGCACCTGTGGGCCTGGATTCCTAGTAACTCACAGCTGTCAGCACCTTGGTCACCCCAGTAGCCCCTTGAGAGCCCTGTTTTGGGCACATTTTGTAGATGGGAAAGTGAGGTTTGGCTGGGAGAGGTGACGGACCCAAGGCTACCAAGAGAGCAGAAGCACCAGCCCAGGGTTCTCTGGCTCCATTCAGGTCCTTTCCTGGGGGCACCGAGGCAGCCCCATCTGCCCCAACCTCCAGCCCAGATTCTTCCTGAACCCAGGCCTAAGGGCACCTCCACTAATGGGATTTTGCCTCCTGCCTTAGGACGGAGCCCTTGAACTGCTGGGTTCCTTCCAGGGAGGTGGAGGAGAAATCCATCTGCTGGGGCCTGAGCGTGGCCTGGGGGCCAGGCCATCGGTCCCAGAATGCCCCTGCCTGAGCCCAGTGAGCAGGAGGGCGAGAGCGTGAAGGCCGGCCAGGAGCCCTCCCCTGAGTCCCCTGAGCCGGGCACAGATGTCGTCCCCGCAGCCCCCAGGAAGCCCAGAAAGTTCTCCAAACTGGTGCTGCTGACAGCCTCCAAGGACAGTGCCAAAGTGGCGGGGGCCAAGCGCAAAGGAGTGCACTGCATCATGTCCCTGGGGGTGCCCGGCCCCGCCACCCTTGCCAAAGCCCTCCTCAAGATCCATCCCGAGGCTCAGCGGGCCATCGAGGCCGCCCCCCAGGAGCCTGAGCAAAAACGCAGCAAGCTGGACACAGGTGAGGCCCCAGCCCAGCGAGCAGGGCGGGAGCAAGACCTTCCTGGGGCCGAAGTCCCCTGTCACCTGGGCAGCCAGGGGGACAGCAGGCTCGGCTGGCTCAGGGGAGTATGTGTGTGCTGTGAACATTTCTGCGTGCATCTGTCTACATTATCTCAGTGTGAATCTCTGCGGGTCTATAggcctccgtgtgtgtgtgtgtgtgtgtgtgtgtgtgtgcgcgcgcacgcgtgtGTTTCTCTAAGGTTCTGTCTCCCTATGTGTGTATTTGCCTAGGAGAGTAAGTTTGTGTGGGTTCTTATATGTCTGTGTTCCTGGGCCTATTTCTCTCCGTGTCTACTCTTATGTGTTTTTCATGAGATAGGGGCATCCCCAGCCACAAGCCTAGAGTTCTCAGGGGACCTGAGGGACCCCCTCAGGCTCCATCACCTGCTGGAGTCAGGGACCCCAGAGCCTGGAGGCCCCTCTGCAGTGGGCCTGGCTCACCCTTGAGCCCTTCCACCAGCCTGTTCTGCTCCAAGTGCCTCCTCATGTCCACCTGCCTCTGCCCAGTGCAGAGAGGGTTCTGTCCTCAGTACCTGTGTGGAGGCAGGGCTCAGAAGGGCCAAGTCACCACCCTGAGGCCACCAGCTAGCTCACTGCAAAGGATGGGGGGGCCCCCTCTGGCTCAGAGCCCATTCTTCCAGCTGAGCTGGATGGGACAGGCCATTTCTACCCCAACTGAGACCTCTGCTCACTTCTCAGATCAGGCAGGCTCTGGGGCCATATGGACCCCACCCCATATGGCACCTTTGTGAGAATCAGGACAAAGTCACCCTTCCTCAGATGGAGAGATGAAGAGCGTAACAAGGGCTGCAGCTTGGCCCCATGGGCTCCCCTGGGCAGATGCTCATGGGCAGTCAACACCTCTCAACCTGCCTCTCTGTCTTTACCTCCAGACCTGTCCAcggccctccccacctcctgccccatcCTGGGCCAGGCAGCGGGGAGGGAGCAGCAGCTTCCTGATGCTCAGCCCAGATTTGGCCCAAAGTTTCCTGGAAACAGCCTCTGTGTCCCTGGGCCAGTGGCCTTTGGGAGCATGTCTCTGGAGTCAGCAATCCCTGCCCCTGCTCTGGCAGCTGGGACCCCCAGGtttgccccccaccccttcccccttttcctttgACAACAGCCTGA comes from the Delphinus delphis chromosome 15, mDelDel1.2, whole genome shotgun sequence genome and includes:
- the FLYWCH2 gene encoding FLYWCH family member 2 isoform X1, whose amino-acid sequence is MPLPEPSEQEGESVKAGQEPSPESPEPGTDVVPAAPRKPRKFSKLVLLTASKDSAKVAGAKRKGVHCIMSLGVPGPATLAKALLKIHPEAQRAIEAAPQEPEQKRSKLDTDLSTALPTSCPILGQAAGREQQLPDAQPRFGPKFPGNSLCVPGPVAFGSMSLESAIPAPALAAGTPRFAPHPFPLFL
- the FLYWCH2 gene encoding FLYWCH family member 2 isoform X2, with the protein product MPLPEPSEQEGESVKAGQEPSPESPEPGTDVVPAAPRKPRKFSKLVLLTASKDSAKVAGAKRKGVHCIMSLGVPGPATLAKALLKIHPEAQRAIEAAPQEPEQKRSKLDTDGKEDGRLAGQPAPSPLVDGEESTMGPIVSREDP